The Sorangiineae bacterium MSr11367 genome window below encodes:
- a CDS encoding PepSY domain-containing protein — MRAWYAVHKWTSLVCTLFLLMLCVTGMPLIFRHEIDRALGYTLVAPEKAATSARVSLDDILAAARAKRHGDAVQFVLTEPGEPFVHYVRLGKTVQSPEPSGIDGYDVRTGAFLGEYVLERGVTSFLVKLHVEMFAGLGGTLFLGFMGLLLVASLVSGTVLYGPYMSKIAFGTVRRNRSSRLKWLDVHNLFGITTLMWFLVVGATGVVNTLAIPLFERWQSTHLAEMTAWDRAHPPPTEPGLEDVATGSAQRALEAALEASPGTELSFLAFPGSDFAGPHHFVVFLQGTTPLTSKLLEPVWVDARTCRVVGARKLPWYLTVLLLSQPLHFGNYGGMPLKVLWACLDAMTIVVLVSGIELWLQRRRV, encoded by the coding sequence ATGAGAGCTTGGTATGCCGTTCACAAGTGGACCAGCCTCGTTTGCACTTTGTTTCTCTTGATGCTGTGCGTGACGGGGATGCCGCTCATCTTTCGTCACGAGATCGACCGCGCGCTGGGCTACACCCTCGTTGCACCGGAGAAAGCCGCGACATCCGCGCGTGTAAGCTTGGACGACATTCTCGCGGCCGCCAGGGCCAAGAGGCACGGCGACGCCGTGCAGTTCGTACTGACCGAGCCGGGCGAGCCGTTCGTGCACTACGTCCGACTTGGGAAGACCGTCCAGTCGCCCGAGCCGTCGGGCATCGATGGTTACGACGTGCGTACCGGCGCATTCTTGGGCGAGTACGTGCTCGAGCGAGGTGTGACGAGCTTCCTAGTGAAGCTCCACGTCGAGATGTTTGCCGGCCTCGGGGGCACGCTCTTTCTCGGGTTCATGGGGCTCTTGCTCGTGGCCTCGCTCGTGTCCGGCACCGTGTTGTATGGGCCGTACATGAGCAAGATCGCGTTTGGCACGGTGCGGAGGAACCGGTCGTCGCGGCTCAAATGGCTGGACGTGCACAACCTGTTCGGCATCACGACGTTGATGTGGTTCTTGGTCGTCGGAGCCACGGGCGTGGTGAACACCCTGGCAATTCCGCTCTTCGAGCGTTGGCAAAGCACCCATCTCGCCGAGATGACGGCATGGGATCGCGCTCACCCGCCGCCGACGGAGCCCGGTCTCGAAGACGTCGCCACGGGCTCCGCCCAGAGGGCCCTCGAGGCCGCGCTCGAGGCCTCCCCCGGGACGGAGCTTTCCTTCTTGGCCTTTCCCGGTAGCGACTTCGCGGGGCCACATCACTTCGTGGTCTTCCTGCAGGGCACCACGCCCCTGACGTCCAAGCTGCTCGAGCCCGTATGGGTCGACGCACGGACGTGCCGCGTGGTCGGAGCTCGCAAGCTACCGTGGTATTTGACCGTTCTCTTGCTCTCGCAGCCGTTGCACTTCGGCAATTACGGCGGCATGCCGCTCAAGGTTCTCTGGGCATGCCTCGATGCGATGACCATCGTCGTCCTCGTGAGCGGCATCGAGCTTTGGCTGCAACGTCGCCGTGTGTGA
- a CDS encoding amino acid adenylation domain-containing protein: protein MTSLDGVSLSPVQRRLWSLHQHGVSANVRARIRIEGRIEHERLSRALGSVVERHEILRTTFHRDARLKFPLQRAGARGFAWRYVDLEGRSEAERRAAITGAWEEAARRDFDLVHGPVLDVTLLRRGAEHHELLLVLPALSADAWTLRLFVREIADAYARGPLEDSEEPAQYAQFSDWQNELHGGAASPTPSPAPLVLPFEGASDGARAACASVEIDVDARVAAELESLAHRHGATLSTVLLAAWLVHLTRLVARKDLAVAVLSAGRHIEDLQEVMGPVASWMPAVCRVDEATSFGELVRQVEAALEAELEQQDAAERTPEWPEVQHGTSDWVGFAYDESLEPVRVSGLSWQLDAQCMGPPGLKLALSLVRHEGVSATIWYDAHRVSAGGAAALAEQYVTLLGALEAGWEAPVGTLRILGATERARRLAEGRGKVADAAPALLHRALEQQAAQRPDALAVLCGEQRWTYRELNRRANRLARDLARRGLKPGSPVGLCCERSADMIAGLLGILKAGGAYAPLDPQAPAARLAQQLQQLERPRDAIVITHRDMEWPDAPGAEYDANPPGAVGLDDLASIIFTSGSTGVPKGVAITHRGIANYTQTLCGTLEIEPGLHFATVTTLSADLGNTSIFASLATGGCLHVIDYGTATDGRKFAEYTAQFSLDVLKIVPSHLGALLDAGQGRAVLPRRLLVLGGEALSMALVDRIAALGGTCAVVNHYGPTETTVGALVLPLRDWRDRTGCASVPIGRPLCGDESYVLDEKLEPAAVGTVGELYLGGAGLARGYLDRPDITAERFVPHPFSAGARLYRTGDLARYRPDGTVEFIGRRDHQLKIRGFRVELGEIEARLSEHPGIGQAIVMARHEEGFALVAYVVPKEASAGALEEKSVREFLGPRLPDYMLPTDVVVLPRLPLTANGKVDRKALPSPADRRTKHAYVAPRTPTEETLARIWAEVLEVPKVGVNDDFFDLGGHSLLAIPLMHRIQQAFGTGFSLMAIFRAPTVAGLAELISQVPGISDDGAGSPVVTLRGVSPSAGARPPLFCVDPTGRHVTAYQPLADALGDDQPVLGLDLGSVLGHEEHSIQHITETLADEVRARQPHGPYHLVGWSLGGVLALGIAHVLEARGESVAFLAILDTQPRTHLYTSEAPDVVSELAGYIDQSRRAELLALPKEELRALEDRLHGLAIRERVEQAAIWAQARGLLPEDAPATALWHRYVLLRDAALFLNGLPAHALRAPIRAWWSAETLAQHGSAPVDWQAYTRGTVDTVNLSGDHLAAVQGREVHASLRAALATIDP, encoded by the coding sequence GTGACGAGCCTGGACGGCGTGAGCCTTTCCCCCGTGCAGAGGCGCCTCTGGTCGCTGCACCAGCACGGCGTCTCGGCCAACGTGCGGGCGCGCATTCGCATCGAAGGCCGCATCGAGCACGAGAGGCTCTCCCGCGCATTGGGCAGCGTCGTCGAGCGGCACGAGATCTTGCGCACGACCTTTCATCGCGATGCGCGTCTCAAGTTCCCCCTCCAGAGAGCCGGCGCCCGCGGATTTGCCTGGCGCTACGTCGATCTCGAGGGCCGCTCGGAGGCCGAACGGCGCGCCGCCATCACGGGGGCGTGGGAAGAGGCGGCGCGGCGGGATTTCGATTTGGTTCACGGGCCGGTGCTCGATGTGACGCTCCTTCGGCGTGGCGCCGAGCACCACGAGCTTCTCCTCGTGCTGCCCGCGCTCTCGGCCGATGCATGGACCCTGCGGCTTTTCGTGCGGGAGATCGCCGATGCGTATGCGCGCGGGCCTCTGGAAGACTCGGAGGAGCCCGCGCAGTACGCGCAATTTTCGGACTGGCAGAACGAGCTTCACGGAGGCGCGGCGTCGCCGACTCCTTCGCCGGCGCCCCTCGTCTTGCCGTTCGAAGGCGCCTCGGACGGAGCACGTGCGGCCTGCGCCTCGGTGGAGATCGATGTCGACGCTCGGGTGGCGGCCGAGCTCGAATCGCTCGCACACCGTCACGGGGCCACGCTATCGACGGTTCTTTTGGCGGCCTGGCTCGTGCACCTCACACGGCTGGTCGCGCGGAAGGATCTCGCCGTGGCGGTCCTTTCGGCAGGACGGCACATCGAGGACCTGCAAGAGGTGATGGGCCCCGTGGCGAGCTGGATGCCGGCCGTGTGCCGCGTCGACGAGGCGACGTCGTTCGGGGAGCTCGTGCGCCAGGTGGAGGCTGCGCTGGAAGCGGAGCTCGAGCAGCAGGATGCGGCGGAGCGCACGCCCGAGTGGCCCGAGGTGCAGCACGGCACCTCGGATTGGGTCGGCTTTGCCTACGACGAGAGCCTGGAACCCGTGCGCGTTTCGGGCCTTTCCTGGCAACTCGATGCACAATGCATGGGTCCACCTGGCCTCAAGCTCGCACTGTCTCTCGTGCGCCATGAGGGAGTCTCGGCGACGATTTGGTACGACGCGCACCGCGTCTCCGCCGGTGGTGCGGCGGCCCTCGCCGAGCAGTACGTCACGCTCCTTGGTGCGTTGGAGGCAGGTTGGGAGGCTCCCGTGGGGACGCTGCGCATCCTCGGGGCCACGGAGCGCGCGCGAAGGCTCGCCGAGGGTCGCGGCAAGGTTGCGGATGCGGCGCCCGCACTCCTTCACCGCGCATTGGAGCAGCAGGCCGCGCAAAGGCCCGATGCCCTCGCCGTTCTTTGCGGCGAGCAGCGCTGGACGTACCGCGAACTCAATCGACGCGCCAATCGACTGGCGCGCGATCTGGCCCGCCGTGGCTTGAAGCCCGGGAGCCCCGTTGGTCTCTGCTGCGAGCGGTCCGCCGACATGATCGCGGGCCTTCTCGGCATTCTCAAGGCCGGTGGCGCCTACGCTCCGCTGGACCCACAGGCGCCCGCCGCGCGTCTCGCGCAGCAGTTGCAGCAGTTGGAGCGGCCGCGCGATGCCATCGTGATCACCCATCGCGACATGGAATGGCCCGATGCCCCGGGCGCCGAATACGACGCCAACCCACCGGGGGCCGTAGGGCTCGACGATCTGGCCTCGATCATTTTTACGTCGGGCTCGACGGGCGTGCCGAAGGGCGTGGCCATCACCCACCGCGGCATCGCCAACTACACCCAGACGCTTTGCGGGACGCTCGAGATCGAGCCGGGCCTCCACTTCGCCACCGTGACGACGCTGAGCGCGGACCTGGGCAACACCAGCATCTTTGCCTCGCTGGCCACGGGCGGATGCCTCCATGTGATCGACTACGGGACGGCCACGGACGGGCGAAAGTTTGCCGAGTACACCGCGCAGTTTTCGCTCGACGTGCTGAAGATCGTACCGTCCCACCTGGGTGCGTTGCTCGATGCCGGTCAAGGACGAGCCGTGTTGCCGCGCCGGCTTCTCGTGCTGGGCGGGGAAGCGCTGTCCATGGCCCTCGTGGACCGGATCGCCGCGCTTGGCGGGACGTGCGCGGTGGTCAACCATTACGGACCCACCGAGACGACCGTGGGGGCGCTGGTCCTGCCGCTTCGCGATTGGCGCGACCGCACGGGGTGCGCCTCGGTGCCGATTGGACGTCCGCTGTGCGGCGATGAATCGTACGTGCTCGACGAGAAGCTCGAGCCCGCGGCCGTGGGTACGGTGGGCGAGCTCTATCTCGGTGGCGCCGGTCTGGCGCGCGGGTACCTGGACCGGCCCGACATCACCGCCGAGCGATTCGTGCCGCACCCCTTTTCTGCGGGAGCACGTCTGTATCGAACGGGCGACCTCGCAAGGTACCGCCCCGACGGCACCGTCGAATTCATCGGTCGCCGCGACCACCAGCTCAAGATCCGCGGATTCCGCGTGGAGCTGGGCGAGATCGAGGCGCGGTTGTCGGAGCATCCCGGCATCGGCCAAGCCATCGTGATGGCCCGGCACGAGGAGGGCTTCGCGCTCGTGGCCTACGTGGTCCCGAAAGAGGCTTCGGCCGGCGCGCTCGAAGAAAAGAGCGTCCGCGAGTTTCTCGGACCTCGACTGCCCGACTACATGCTCCCGACGGACGTCGTGGTTCTTCCCCGACTTCCCCTCACGGCCAATGGCAAGGTGGATCGAAAGGCTCTTCCCAGCCCCGCGGATCGTCGAACCAAGCACGCCTACGTCGCGCCGCGCACGCCCACCGAGGAGACGCTCGCGCGCATCTGGGCCGAGGTTCTCGAGGTGCCGAAGGTGGGCGTGAACGACGACTTCTTCGATTTGGGCGGGCACTCGCTGCTGGCGATTCCGCTGATGCATAGAATCCAGCAGGCGTTCGGCACCGGGTTCTCGCTCATGGCCATCTTTCGCGCGCCCACGGTCGCGGGTCTGGCCGAGCTCATCTCCCAGGTTCCGGGCATCTCCGACGATGGCGCCGGCTCGCCGGTCGTCACCCTGCGCGGGGTGTCACCGTCGGCAGGCGCGCGCCCGCCGCTGTTCTGCGTGGACCCCACGGGTCGCCACGTCACGGCGTACCAGCCGCTCGCGGATGCCCTCGGCGACGACCAACCCGTGCTCGGGCTCGATCTGGGGTCGGTGTTGGGCCACGAGGAACATTCGATTCAGCACATCACGGAGACTCTGGCCGACGAGGTCCGAGCCCGGCAGCCGCACGGCCCGTACCATCTCGTGGGGTGGTCCCTGGGCGGCGTCCTCGCACTGGGCATCGCGCACGTGCTCGAGGCGCGGGGTGAGTCGGTGGCATTTCTCGCCATTCTCGATACGCAACCGCGCACCCACCTCTATACGAGCGAGGCCCCCGACGTCGTGTCCGAGCTCGCGGGATACATCGACCAGAGTCGCCGAGCGGAGCTTCTTGCCCTGCCCAAAGAGGAGCTTCGCGCCTTGGAGGACCGCCTCCACGGCCTCGCCATCCGTGAGCGCGTGGAGCAAGCCGCCATCTGGGCCCAAGCGCGGGGTCTTCTCCCCGAAGACGCCCCGGCCACCGCCCTTTGGCACCGCTACGTCCTGCTGCGCGACGCCGCGCTTTTCCTGAATGGCCTGCCCGCGCATGCGTTGCGCGCGCCCATTCGCGCCTGGTGGAGCGCGGAGACGCTCGCGCAGCACGGCAGCGCGCCCGTCGACTGGCAAGCGTACACCCGCGGCACCGTGGACACCGTCAACCTATCCGGCGACCACCTGGCCGCCGTGCAAGGCCGCGAGGTGCATGCTAGCTTGCGAGCCGCCCTCGCGACGATCGATCCTTGA